The following coding sequences lie in one Meles meles chromosome X, mMelMel3.1 paternal haplotype, whole genome shotgun sequence genomic window:
- the ZIC3 gene encoding zinc finger protein ZIC 3 isoform X1: MTMLLDGGPQFPGLGVGSFGAPRHHEMPNREPAGMGLNPFGDSPHAAAAAAAAAAFKLSPAAAHDLSSGQSSAFTPQGSGYANALGHHHHHHHHHHHASQVPSYGGAASAAFNSTRDFLFRQRGSGLGEAASGGGQHGLFAGSASSLHAPAGIPEPPGYLLFPGLHEQGAGHPSPTGHVDNNQVHLGLRGELFGRADPYRPVASPRTDPYVAGAQFPNYSPMNMNVGVNVAAHHGPGAFFRYMRQPIKQELSCKWIDEAQLSRPKKSCDRTFSTMHELVTHVTMEHVGGPEQNNHVCYWEECPREGKSFKAKYKLVNHIRVHTGEKPFPCPFPGCGKIFARSENLKIHKRTHTGEKPFKCEFEGCDRRFANSSDRKKHMHVHTSDKPYICKVCDKSYTHPSSLRKHMKVHESQGSDSSPAASSGYESSTPPAIASANSKDTTKTPSAVQTSTSHNPGLPPNFNEWYV; this comes from the exons ATGACGATGCTCCTGGACGGAGGCCCGCAGTTCCCCGGGCTGGGAGTGGGCAGCTTCGGCGCGCCGCGCCACCACGAGATGCCCAACCGCGAGCCGGCGGGCATGGGGCTGAATCCCTTTGGGGACTCGCCCcatgccgccgccgccgccgccgccgccgccgctttCAAGCTGAGCCCCGCCGCGGCTCACGATCTGTCTTCGGGCCAGAGCTCTGCGTTCACGCCGCAGGGCTCGGGTTACGCCAACGCCCTgggccatcaccaccaccaccatcaccaccatcaccacgcCAGTCAGGTGCCCAGCTATGGCGGTGCCGCCTCCGCCGCCTTCAACTCCACGCGCGACTTTCTGTTCCGCCAGCGCGGTTCCGGGCTCGGCGAGGCGGCCTCGGGTGGCGGGCAGCACGGGCTCTTCGCCGGCTCGGCGAGCAGCCTGCACGCTCCAGCGGGCATTCCCGAGCCTCCCGGCTACCTGCTCTTCCCTGGGCTGCATGAGCAGGGCGCCGGGCACCCGTCGCCCACAGGGCACGTGGACAACAACCAGGTCCACCTGGGGCTGCGCGGGGAGCTCTTCGGCCGCGCCGACCCGTACCGCCCGGTGGCCAGCCCGCGCACGGACCCCTACGTGGCCGGCGCGCAATTCCCCAACTACAGCCCCATGAACATGAACGTGGGCGTGAACGTGGCGGCCCACCACGGGCCCGGCGCCTTCTTCCGTTATATGCGGCAGCCCATCAAACAGGAGCTGTCGTGCAAGTGGATCGACGAGGCTCAGCTGAGCCGGCCCAAGAAGAGCTGCGACCGGACCTTCAGCACCATGCACGAGCTGGTGACACATGTTACCATGGAGCATGTGGGGGGCCCAGAGCAGAACAACCACGTCTGCTACTGGGAGGAGTGCCCTCGCGAGGGCAAGTCCTTCAAGGCGAAGTACAAACTGGTCAACCACATTCGAGTGCACACGGGCGAGaagcccttcccctgccccttccctggctgcggGAAGATCTTTGCCCGCTCCGAGAACCTCAAGATCCACAAGAGGACCCACACAG GTGAGAAACCGTTCAAATGTGAATTCGAAGGCTGCGACAGACGCTTTGCCAACAGCAGCGACCGCAAGaagcacatgcatgtgcacacctCGGACAAGCCCTATATCTGCAAAGTGTGCGACAAGTCCTACACGCACCCGAGCTCCCTGCGCAAGCACATGAAG GTTCATGAATCTCAAGGGTCAGATTCCTCCCCTGCTGCCAGTTCAGGCTATGAATCTTCCACTCCACCCGCTATAGCTTCTGCAAACAGTAAAGATACCACTAAAACCCCTTCTGCAGTTCAAACTAGCACCAGCCACAACCCCGGACTTCCTCCCAATTTTAACGAATGGTACGTCTGa